Proteins from a genomic interval of Mycobacterium conspicuum:
- a CDS encoding glycosyltransferase, which yields MKIAMVSGDDVAGEDSLQFCAALAAQGQDVTSYVRRRDRRRAVKGDDLYRVVPINVGPKAPRSDEEVLPFIGDWAAKLERRWSADQPDMVHAHGWLGGLAAQLAARRRQLPTVQTFQGLATISGSTDGPAEVSERERIEPLLARNATWVTGESSAAVDALARFRRGRARLSMLPGGVDVDRFSPVGPEAAHTDLPRILCLAPNPLPGNGFDIVIRALSKVPGAELVVAETAATNDSHDVARAQLQRLAQQIGVADRVQFAGTVADKELPKLLRSADVLACTPRESPRATAVLEAMASGVAVVTLPVGILADAVVHAVTGYVLSPSKPAELVGALRRLQAQRFLRQSMGAAGRSRAMSRFTWDRMALESLTIYEQVDSLPAAHLARAR from the coding sequence ATGAAAATCGCGATGGTCAGCGGTGACGATGTCGCCGGTGAAGACTCCTTGCAGTTCTGCGCGGCACTCGCGGCGCAGGGGCAGGACGTCACATCCTATGTGAGGCGACGGGATCGCCGGCGTGCGGTAAAGGGGGACGACCTTTATCGGGTCGTCCCGATAAACGTCGGTCCCAAGGCGCCGCGATCCGACGAAGAAGTGTTGCCATTCATCGGCGACTGGGCGGCCAAGCTTGAGCGTCGGTGGTCGGCGGATCAGCCGGACATGGTGCATGCCCACGGTTGGCTCGGCGGCCTCGCCGCTCAACTGGCGGCACGGCGACGGCAGTTGCCGACCGTCCAGACATTCCAGGGATTGGCTACCATTTCGGGCTCTACGGACGGCCCAGCCGAGGTGAGCGAGCGCGAACGCATCGAACCGCTGCTTGCCCGCAATGCGACCTGGGTGACCGGCGAGAGCAGCGCGGCCGTCGACGCGTTGGCCAGATTCCGGCGCGGGCGGGCGCGGTTGTCCATGCTGCCCGGTGGCGTCGACGTCGACCGGTTCAGTCCGGTCGGACCGGAGGCTGCCCATACCGATTTGCCACGCATCCTCTGCTTGGCGCCGAACCCATTGCCGGGCAATGGGTTTGACATCGTGATCCGAGCGCTGTCGAAAGTTCCCGGCGCGGAGCTGGTCGTCGCCGAAACCGCCGCCACCAATGACTCACACGACGTGGCGCGGGCCCAGCTTCAACGACTCGCCCAGCAAATCGGAGTGGCCGACCGGGTGCAGTTCGCGGGCACGGTCGCCGACAAAGAGCTGCCGAAGCTGCTGCGATCCGCCGACGTGCTCGCGTGTACGCCGCGCGAGTCGCCACGTGCGACCGCCGTGTTAGAGGCCATGGCCAGTGGTGTCGCTGTGGTCACGCTGCCCGTGGGTATCCTGGCTGACGCTGTGGTGCACGCCGTCACGGGGTACGTGTTGTCGCCGAGCAAGCCCGCCGAATTGGTCGGGGCGTTGAGAAGGCTTCAGGCGCAACGCTTTCTGCGGCAGAGCATGGGCGCGGCGGGCCGCAGCCGCGCGATGTCGCGGTTCACCTGGGATCGGATGGCGCTGGAATCGCTGACCATCTATGAACAGGTGGATTCCCTTCCGGCGGCCCACCTTGCGAGAGCGCGCTGA